From a region of the Paenibacillus sp. R14(2021) genome:
- a CDS encoding HAMP domain-containing sensor histidine kinase, whose translation MKLFVREHLPLLGWSAVQWTVVLLIYRLDGYDRLPTALYAVFLSFFMLACYLGIRYATHRGFYARLSSRLTSLGQSVNRRESAPLPAALGQLLETQYSHYRNELQVWERKQREHLTFVNQWAHQMKTPLSVIEMITQGEEDERLKSISEEVDRMKHGIEMVLYTARLETFEQDFSVEQVALLQTVREAVHEYKRLFIRSHVYPEVSVDEHYVVQTDAKWLRFIVMQLLSNAIKYTSSSGQSIKIAAFEHEGNVILEIRDRGVGIPKSDRKRVFQAFYTGENGRSFKESTGMGLYLVKEVSEKLNLQLQLESEVGVGTAVRILFGSKLTRL comes from the coding sequence ATGAAGCTGTTCGTGCGCGAGCATCTGCCCCTGCTGGGGTGGTCTGCCGTCCAATGGACGGTAGTGCTGCTCATCTACCGCTTAGATGGCTATGATCGGCTGCCGACCGCATTGTACGCGGTATTTCTGAGCTTTTTTATGCTTGCCTGCTATTTGGGCATCCGGTACGCTACGCATCGCGGCTTCTATGCACGTCTATCGAGCCGGCTCACCTCGCTCGGACAATCGGTGAATCGCCGGGAATCAGCGCCGCTTCCGGCTGCGCTCGGGCAGCTGCTGGAAACGCAGTACAGCCATTACCGCAACGAGCTGCAAGTCTGGGAACGGAAGCAGCGGGAGCATCTGACGTTCGTCAACCAGTGGGCGCACCAGATGAAAACGCCGCTGTCCGTCATTGAAATGATTACGCAAGGCGAAGAGGATGAGCGATTGAAAAGCATCTCGGAAGAGGTCGACCGGATGAAACACGGCATCGAAATGGTGCTCTATACGGCCAGGCTGGAAACGTTCGAACAGGATTTCAGCGTGGAACAGGTAGCGCTGCTGCAGACGGTGCGCGAAGCCGTTCACGAATATAAGCGGTTGTTTATCCGCAGTCACGTCTATCCCGAGGTCAGCGTAGACGAGCATTATGTCGTTCAAACCGATGCCAAGTGGCTTCGGTTCATTGTCATGCAGCTGTTGTCCAATGCGATCAAATATACGTCCAGCAGCGGACAATCCATCAAGATAGCCGCCTTCGAGCACGAAGGAAACGTAATCCTCGAAATTCGCGACCGAGGCGTCGGAATACCCAAATCCGACCGTAAGCGCGTATTTCAGGCGTTCTACACAGGGGAAAACGGCAGATCCTTCAAGGAATCGACGGGCATGGGCCTATACCTCGTCAAGGAAGTCAGCGAGAAATTGAATCTGCAGCTGCAATTGGAGTCGGAGGTCGGCGTAGGGACGGCAGTGCGTATCCTGTTCGGGAGTAAGCTTACAAGGTTGTAA